In Ectothiorhodosinus mongolicus, one DNA window encodes the following:
- a CDS encoding lipid A biosynthesis acyltransferase produces the protein MPDAEPLPRSLLHPRHWPTWLGVGLLRVSLYLPRSLRLLMGRGLGRLLWHASSRRQHIAATNLQWCFPEWNEAQRTQVLRAHFRVMGQCFIDYPLLWFGSAPEHQRCIKIIDEAGILQRDVPRPVIICAGHAPALDFGGLRLSQELGGVSFAKPMKNPVVEWINTRSRCQYGALVYARKQGLRPVLRAIREGRDFYYLADEDLGPQNTIFAPFFGIKKATVPALGRLAQMSVAKVIPAMGIYDVDKDQYALVLAEPLADFPEGEEMTDTIKMNQALEVLIRRYPEQYLWTQKLFKTRPEGETPPY, from the coding sequence ATGCCTGATGCGGAGCCTCTGCCACGCTCATTGCTGCATCCCCGGCACTGGCCAACTTGGCTGGGTGTTGGCTTGTTGCGCGTCAGCTTGTATTTACCGCGCTCGCTGCGCCTACTGATGGGCCGCGGATTGGGCCGATTGCTGTGGCATGCATCATCTCGTCGTCAACACATCGCCGCCACCAATTTGCAATGGTGTTTTCCTGAGTGGAACGAGGCGCAACGGACGCAGGTCTTAAGGGCGCATTTTCGTGTTATGGGGCAATGTTTCATTGATTACCCTTTGCTCTGGTTTGGCAGTGCGCCTGAGCATCAGCGCTGCATAAAGATTATCGATGAGGCTGGGATCTTGCAGAGAGATGTCCCGCGGCCTGTGATTATCTGTGCCGGGCATGCGCCAGCGTTGGATTTCGGTGGTTTGCGTCTCAGCCAGGAATTGGGTGGTGTGTCTTTCGCCAAACCCATGAAAAATCCCGTGGTGGAGTGGATTAATACTCGCAGTCGGTGCCAGTATGGAGCGCTGGTTTATGCCCGCAAGCAAGGCTTGCGTCCTGTTTTGCGGGCGATCCGTGAGGGGCGGGATTTCTATTATTTAGCCGATGAAGATCTGGGCCCACAAAACACGATCTTTGCACCATTTTTTGGGATAAAAAAAGCCACCGTGCCGGCTTTGGGGCGCTTGGCGCAAATGAGTGTCGCCAAGGTGATTCCAGCAATGGGCATTTATGACGTGGATAAAGACCAATATGCATTGGTATTAGCCGAGCCGTTAGCGGACTTCCCTGAGGGCGAAGAAATGACGGATACCATAAAAATGAATCAGGCTTTAGAAGTCTTAATTCGACGCTATCCCGAACAATATCTGTGGACACAGAAACTCTTTAAGACGCGTCCCGAAGGGGAAACACCGCCGTATTAG
- the nadA gene encoding quinolinate synthase NadA — translation MTVTAETPLRPLQGPRTAWVEAQIPSLDKAEREEMLARIKQLLLQEDAALVAHYYVHEDLQRLAEETGGCVSDSLDMARFGKEHSASTLVVAGVRFMGETAKILSPEKRVLMPTLEAECSLDLGCPADEFAAFCDAHPDYTVVVYANTSAAVKARADYVVTSSIAVDLIEHLHRRGEKVLWAPDRHLGAYIRKKTGADMLLWDASCIVHDEFRTQALLDLKQQHPEAGILVHPESPASVIDLADAVGSTSQLIKAAASLPHPKFIVATDSGIFYKMRQAAPEKRFIEAPTGGHSATCRSCAHCPWMAMNSLHNLLQTLESGANEIHVEESLRLGALKSTQRMLDFARAHQTPVLGCGDA, via the coding sequence ATGACCGTCACTGCTGAAACACCCTTGCGGCCATTACAGGGCCCGCGCACCGCGTGGGTCGAGGCACAAATCCCGTCACTGGATAAAGCTGAGCGGGAGGAGATGCTGGCACGCATTAAGCAGCTTTTGCTCCAAGAAGATGCCGCCTTGGTTGCACACTACTACGTACACGAGGATTTGCAACGCCTGGCCGAAGAAACCGGTGGCTGCGTGTCTGACTCACTGGACATGGCACGCTTTGGCAAAGAGCACTCAGCATCCACACTGGTGGTGGCTGGGGTGCGCTTTATGGGGGAAACCGCCAAAATTCTTAGCCCGGAAAAACGCGTGTTAATGCCCACTCTTGAAGCCGAATGTTCTCTTGATCTGGGCTGTCCGGCTGATGAGTTTGCTGCCTTTTGTGATGCCCATCCTGATTACACTGTGGTGGTTTATGCCAATACCTCAGCGGCGGTAAAAGCGCGCGCAGATTATGTGGTTACCTCCAGTATTGCCGTGGATCTCATTGAGCATTTGCACCGTCGCGGTGAGAAAGTTCTTTGGGCACCGGATCGTCACCTAGGTGCTTACATCCGCAAAAAAACCGGCGCCGACATGCTGCTTTGGGACGCCAGTTGTATAGTGCATGATGAATTTCGTACCCAAGCCTTACTGGATCTCAAACAGCAGCATCCGGAGGCTGGCATCTTGGTACATCCCGAATCACCTGCCAGCGTCATCGATCTCGCCGATGCGGTGGGATCCACCAGCCAACTGATTAAAGCTGCTGCATCACTTCCCCATCCTAAGTTTATCGTCGCAACCGATAGCGGCATCTTCTACAAAATGCGCCAAGCCGCGCCCGAAAAAAGGTTTATTGAAGCCCCTACCGGTGGGCACAGCGCCACCTGTCGCAGCTGTGCCCACTGTCCCTGGATGGCGATGAACTCCTTGCATAATCTTTTGCAAACCCTCGAATCCGGTGCTAATGAAATTCATGTCGAGGAAAGCTTGCGTCTGGGCGCGCTCAAATCCACCCAACGCATGCTGGATTTTGCCCGCGCGCATCAAACACCGGTCTTAGGCTGCGGCGATGCCTGA
- the trkA gene encoding Trk system potassium transporter TrkA — MKILILGAGQVGSSVAQNLASEANDITVVDTREDVLRALQDRMDIRTITGMASHPEVLQAAGAQDADMLIAVTNSDETNMVACQVAYTVFKTPLRIARVRAPEYLGYTELFDNKALPIQALISPERVVTNYIQRLIEHPGSLQVLDFADGRVSLVAVKAYYGGPLVGHELRQLTEHMPGIQTRVAAIFRRDKPIYPEGHTVIEADDEVFFIAARKNIRAVTSELRKAEKPYRRLIIAGGGNIGKRLAMALGPHFSVKLIERSRDRAENLASELDHVVVLHGDAADHELLIEENIENTDVFVSVTNDDEANILSAMLAKRLGARTVMSLINRPSYVELVQSGVIDIAISPQQVTIGALLTHVRRGDVVAVHSLRRGAAEAIEAVAHGDNKTSKVVGRRVEEIALPKGCTLAALVRGDDVIIAHRDTLVEAEDHVILFLTDKRRVSEIEKLFQVGATFL, encoded by the coding sequence ATGAAAATACTGATTTTGGGAGCGGGCCAGGTTGGCAGTAGCGTGGCTCAGAATTTGGCCAGTGAAGCCAATGACATTACTGTGGTTGACACGCGTGAAGATGTTCTGAGAGCGCTTCAGGATCGCATGGATATCCGCACTATTACGGGTATGGCCTCGCATCCTGAGGTACTGCAGGCAGCAGGTGCCCAAGATGCTGACATGCTGATCGCCGTGACGAACTCGGATGAAACCAACATGGTTGCCTGTCAGGTCGCCTATACCGTATTTAAGACGCCGCTTCGCATCGCCCGTGTGCGTGCACCGGAGTACCTTGGCTACACGGAACTATTCGACAACAAAGCCCTACCTATTCAAGCCTTGATTAGCCCTGAGCGTGTTGTCACTAATTACATCCAGCGATTGATAGAACACCCTGGATCTTTGCAGGTATTGGATTTTGCCGATGGTCGAGTCTCTTTAGTAGCCGTTAAAGCCTATTATGGCGGCCCCTTGGTAGGTCATGAGCTGCGCCAATTGACGGAACATATGCCGGGAATTCAGACACGTGTGGCGGCTATTTTTCGCCGAGATAAGCCCATATATCCTGAGGGACATACGGTGATTGAGGCGGATGATGAGGTGTTCTTCATCGCGGCGCGCAAAAACATTCGCGCTGTCACCAGCGAGTTGCGCAAGGCCGAAAAGCCTTACCGGCGTTTGATTATCGCTGGCGGCGGCAATATTGGTAAAAGGCTGGCCATGGCTTTGGGTCCCCATTTTTCGGTTAAGCTCATCGAGCGCAGTCGAGATCGTGCAGAGAATTTAGCCAGCGAACTGGACCATGTGGTGGTGTTGCACGGCGATGCCGCTGACCATGAGTTGCTCATTGAGGAAAACATCGAGAACACGGATGTCTTTGTTTCCGTGACCAATGATGATGAGGCCAATATCCTCTCTGCTATGTTAGCCAAGCGCCTGGGTGCACGCACGGTGATGTCTTTGATCAACCGCCCCAGCTATGTTGAGCTGGTACAAAGTGGCGTTATCGACATCGCAATCTCCCCACAGCAAGTCACGATTGGTGCTTTGCTCACCCATGTGCGCAGGGGTGATGTGGTTGCCGTTCACAGCTTGCGACGCGGTGCTGCCGAGGCCATCGAAGCGGTGGCTCATGGCGATAACAAGACCTCCAAAGTGGTCGGTCGGCGCGTCGAGGAAATCGCCCTGCCCAAGGGCTGCACGCTAGCCGCGCTGGTGCGGGGTGATGATGTGATCATCGCCCACCGTGATACTTTAGTGGAGGCAGAGGATCATGTGATTCTCTTCCTGACGGATAAACGTCGCGTCAGTGAAATTGAAAAGCTATTTCAGGTGGGCGCGACCTTTTTATAG
- a CDS encoding protein disulfide oxidoreductase — protein MQQAKPQTPAKAWWRTVRNLLVILLIFLVMKAFLQRQMVSGEAPEFYGLLLDGAPVTLVDYQGQPVLLHFWATWCRICRLEQNSIEAISQDWPVLTVAMQSGNAQELQFYMDEHGLTHSVVVDPTGALAAQFGVFAVPATFIIDAEGNIRFRERGYTTAWGLRARLLAARWLSG, from the coding sequence ATGCAACAGGCTAAGCCTCAAACACCAGCCAAAGCTTGGTGGCGTACCGTGCGCAACCTATTGGTTATTCTGCTGATCTTTTTGGTGATGAAGGCATTTTTGCAGCGGCAGATGGTCTCGGGTGAGGCTCCGGAGTTCTATGGCTTGCTCCTGGATGGTGCACCCGTGACGCTGGTTGATTATCAAGGACAACCGGTACTTCTGCATTTTTGGGCCACGTGGTGTCGTATTTGCCGCCTTGAGCAAAATAGTATTGAGGCCATTAGTCAGGATTGGCCTGTGCTCACGGTGGCGATGCAATCGGGGAATGCCCAAGAGCTACAGTTTTATATGGATGAGCACGGACTCACGCACTCGGTTGTTGTAGATCCAACAGGGGCCTTGGCGGCGCAGTTTGGGGTTTTTGCCGTACCGGCGACGTTTATTATCGATGCCGAGGGGAATATTCGTTTTCGGGAGCGTGGTTATACGACAGCTTGGGGGCTGCGCGCGCGGCTACTGGCGGCCCGATGGTTATCTGGTTAA
- a CDS encoding sigma-54-dependent transcriptional regulator, whose amino-acid sequence MSNGWILVVDDEPDIRALVSEILVDEGFEVEVAGTVEEAQLQRRRRRFDLVLLDIWMPDGDGISLLKDWAEQGMAYCPVIMMSGHGTVESAVEATRLGAYDFLEKPLSIAKLTLTVTRALEAERLSRENIGLKRKLARAVYPEGSSLMMGQLREQVDRIAQHDTWVLILGEQGVGKQTFARYIHDHSSRAEGPFIEVPVSAMTAAEAAAEIFGLEQGPRVRYGLLEQADGGTLFLDEVSHMDLQTQGRLLTALESQRLTRVGGTESLGIDVRIVASTQEDLRVRVTEGQFRDDFYYRLSVVPLRVPPLREHAEDIPDLLLHYVDLLNQQEGLPKRSFSQEACERLSVYPWPGNVHELRNLVQRLLILGNTPEVTLTEVEAALGAQPLALIQSSGQAAMDLTLPLREAREQFEREYFSQQLGHVDGSMTRLAERVGLERTHVYRKLRALGLEPKKTRD is encoded by the coding sequence ATGAGTAACGGCTGGATCTTGGTGGTTGATGATGAACCTGACATCCGCGCCTTAGTCTCAGAAATTTTGGTTGATGAGGGCTTCGAGGTTGAGGTGGCGGGCACCGTGGAAGAGGCCCAGCTCCAGCGTCGCAGACGGCGCTTTGATTTGGTGTTGTTGGATATTTGGATGCCGGATGGAGATGGCATTAGCTTGCTGAAAGATTGGGCTGAACAGGGAATGGCGTATTGCCCGGTGATCATGATGTCTGGTCACGGCACGGTGGAAAGCGCCGTTGAGGCGACCCGCCTGGGTGCTTATGATTTTCTCGAGAAGCCATTATCGATAGCGAAACTCACGCTAACCGTGACGCGAGCTTTGGAAGCAGAACGTTTGTCTCGCGAGAATATTGGCCTGAAACGTAAGCTTGCCAGAGCAGTTTATCCTGAAGGCTCGAGCCTCATGATGGGCCAATTACGCGAGCAGGTCGATCGCATCGCTCAGCATGATACTTGGGTCCTGATACTCGGAGAGCAGGGTGTTGGGAAACAAACCTTTGCCCGATATATCCATGACCACAGCAGTCGCGCTGAGGGGCCATTTATCGAAGTGCCGGTGAGTGCCATGACGGCGGCAGAGGCAGCCGCAGAGATTTTTGGATTGGAGCAAGGCCCGCGGGTGCGCTATGGCCTATTGGAGCAAGCCGATGGTGGCACGCTGTTTTTGGATGAAGTGTCACATATGGACCTGCAAACCCAAGGTCGGCTTTTAACCGCGCTAGAGAGTCAACGCCTGACCCGTGTCGGTGGCACCGAGTCGCTTGGCATCGATGTACGGATTGTTGCCTCCACTCAAGAGGACTTGCGCGTGCGCGTCACCGAGGGCCAGTTTCGCGACGATTTTTACTATCGATTGAGCGTGGTTCCGCTGCGCGTTCCGCCGTTGCGCGAGCATGCTGAGGATATACCGGATTTGCTGCTTCATTATGTGGATCTGCTGAATCAACAGGAAGGGTTGCCTAAACGCAGCTTCAGCCAAGAGGCATGTGAGCGGCTCAGTGTCTATCCATGGCCTGGCAATGTTCACGAGTTGCGCAACTTGGTGCAGCGGTTGCTGATTTTGGGCAATACTCCGGAAGTGACCTTGACCGAAGTGGAGGCTGCTTTGGGCGCGCAACCTTTGGCTTTGATTCAGTCTTCTGGGCAAGCAGCAATGGATCTGACATTACCTTTGCGTGAAGCCAGAGAACAATTTGAGCGCGAGTATTTCAGCCAGCAGCTGGGCCACGTGGATGGCAGCATGACGCGCCTGGCTGAGCGAGTGGGATTAGAGCGCACCCATGTTTATCGGAAGCTACGGGCCTTGGGCCTTGAACCCAAAAAAACTCGGGACTGA
- a CDS encoding tetratricopeptide repeat protein: MNPIDRFKAMLEAGQDNALLRLTLGNAYLAQGQAADAVLHLRAAVTQDPHYSAAWKALGKALEDTQALADASDAYAQGVAVAQQRGDLQAAREMQVFHKRVLKKLEQEPPTNA, encoded by the coding sequence GTGAATCCAATCGATCGCTTTAAGGCTATGCTGGAAGCGGGCCAAGACAATGCCCTGCTTCGCTTAACCCTCGGCAATGCTTATTTAGCGCAAGGCCAGGCGGCCGATGCGGTCCTGCATTTGCGGGCCGCGGTTACTCAGGATCCCCATTACTCAGCAGCATGGAAAGCCTTGGGTAAAGCCTTGGAGGACACACAGGCCCTTGCGGATGCCAGCGATGCTTATGCTCAGGGGGTGGCGGTTGCTCAACAGCGTGGGGATTTGCAGGCGGCGCGCGAGATGCAAGTGTTTCATAAGCGCGTGTTAAAAAAACTTGAGCAGGAACCGCCCACGAATGCCTGA